One segment of Natronosalvus halobius DNA contains the following:
- a CDS encoding DUF7097 family protein, with the protein MEKTPRGTSVGVDDPYAFAGVCDHLTSDGKCRYAFDHYQHDPEFARERAAANYACVVANADGDCSGCRDANESMSDKNELSPWATCPHFRSRTTERECARCGLEEHRLGQVPDESTISGERPLLEEHHLSYARDGEAVGHEITIYLCRWCHAKVHNSWARITDDVAPDPEALAEREGRRSLEQSELGFETAADRAGRSHEER; encoded by the coding sequence ATGGAGAAGACGCCACGGGGAACGTCGGTCGGTGTCGACGATCCCTACGCGTTCGCCGGCGTCTGCGATCACCTCACCAGCGACGGGAAGTGCCGGTACGCCTTCGATCACTACCAGCACGACCCCGAGTTCGCCCGCGAGCGAGCCGCGGCGAACTACGCGTGCGTAGTCGCCAACGCGGACGGCGACTGTTCCGGGTGTCGCGATGCGAACGAGTCGATGTCGGATAAGAACGAACTCTCCCCCTGGGCCACATGCCCCCACTTCCGGTCCCGGACGACCGAACGCGAGTGCGCTCGCTGTGGCCTCGAGGAACACCGACTCGGCCAGGTCCCCGACGAGTCGACCATCTCCGGCGAGCGCCCACTACTCGAGGAACACCACCTGTCCTACGCTCGAGATGGCGAGGCCGTCGGCCACGAGATCACGATCTACCTCTGTCGGTGGTGTCACGCGAAAGTGCACAACTCGTGGGCACGGATAACCGACGATGTCGCTCCCGATCCGGAGGCACTCGCCGAGCGTGAGGGCCGTCGGTCGCTCGAGCAGTCCGAACTCGGGTTTGAGACCGCCGCTGATCGGGCAGGTCGGTCGCACGAAGAGCGCTAG
- a CDS encoding DUF192 domain-containing protein, producing MTVVYDPDGAARTLATTVDTADSLLEQTRGLMFRRSLPDDYALAFRFDRAKTRDIHMLFVFVPLDVIWVADGVVQRVETLRPWRGFARARADLILELPAGAAEAVEPGEKLLLET from the coding sequence GTGACAGTCGTGTACGACCCCGACGGTGCGGCGCGGACGCTCGCGACGACCGTCGACACCGCCGACTCCCTCCTGGAGCAGACTCGCGGGCTGATGTTTCGTCGCTCGCTCCCCGACGACTACGCGCTCGCCTTTCGATTCGACCGGGCGAAAACCCGCGACATTCACATGCTGTTCGTGTTCGTCCCGCTCGACGTGATCTGGGTCGCGGACGGCGTCGTCCAGCGGGTGGAAACCCTCCGACCCTGGCGGGGATTCGCCCGAGCACGGGCCGACCTCATCCTCGAGTTACCGGCGGGCGCCGCCGAAGCGGTCGAACCCGGTGAAAAACTGCTTCTCGAAACTTGA
- a CDS encoding CDC48 family AAA ATPase encodes MKLTVRPLKQKDAGRGLAAIDRSSMSELGLENGDYILIEGNSEDRAVARVWPGYPEDEGRGVIRIDGRIRQEAGVGIDDRVAVEKADVKQASSVSVALPQNLRIRGDIGPLVRDKLSGQAVTEGQTVPFSLSFGPMASSGQSVPLKIASTSPKGTVVITDSTEIQISETPAEQISAGAGGREGIPNITYEDIGGLDNELDQVREMIELPMRHPELFQQLGIEPPKGVLLHGPPGTGKTLMAKAVANEIDAHFKTISGPEIMSKYYGESEEQLREVFEEAEENAPAIVFIDEIDSIAAKREEAGGDVERRVVAQLLSLMDGLEERGRVTVIAATNRVDAIDPALRRGGRFDREIEIGVPDKDGRTEILQVHTRGMPLSDSVDLDQYAENTHGFVGADLESLTKEAAMNALRRIRPELDLEQEEIDAEVLERLSVTEKDFKEALKGITPSALREVFVEVPDVTWNDVGGLTQTKDRLQETIQWPLDYPEVFQAMDMEAAKGVLMYGPPGTGKTLLAKAVANEAQSNFISIKGPELLNKYVGESEKGVREVFEKARSNAPTVIFFDEIDSIATERGSGQMDSGVGERVVSQLLTELDGLEELEDVVVIATTNRPDLIDTALLRPGRLDRHIHVPVPDEEARKKIFEVHTRGKPLAEGIDLDWLASQTEGYVGADIEAVCREASMAATREFIESVDPEDIGEAVGNVRVSEAHFEQALQEVPPSVTQDTRERYEEIESQFQSSEPQTKEEQVGRTFQ; translated from the coding sequence ATGAAACTCACCGTCAGACCCCTCAAGCAAAAAGACGCAGGTCGCGGACTGGCCGCCATCGACCGCTCGTCGATGAGCGAACTCGGCCTCGAGAACGGCGATTACATCCTGATCGAGGGCAACAGCGAGGACCGGGCCGTCGCCCGCGTCTGGCCAGGGTATCCCGAGGACGAGGGCCGAGGCGTCATCCGCATCGACGGTCGCATCCGCCAGGAGGCCGGTGTCGGCATCGACGACCGCGTCGCCGTCGAGAAAGCCGACGTGAAACAGGCTTCGAGCGTCTCCGTGGCACTTCCTCAGAACCTCCGGATCCGTGGTGACATCGGCCCGCTCGTTCGCGACAAACTGAGCGGCCAGGCCGTCACCGAGGGCCAGACGGTGCCCTTCTCGCTCTCGTTCGGCCCGATGGCCAGTTCCGGCCAGTCGGTCCCCCTGAAGATCGCCTCGACGTCCCCGAAAGGGACGGTCGTGATCACGGACTCGACGGAGATCCAGATCTCCGAGACTCCTGCCGAGCAGATCAGCGCTGGTGCCGGCGGTCGCGAGGGCATTCCGAACATCACCTACGAGGACATCGGTGGTCTCGACAACGAACTCGACCAGGTTCGCGAGATGATCGAGTTGCCGATGCGTCATCCAGAACTGTTCCAGCAACTCGGCATCGAGCCGCCAAAGGGCGTCCTGCTCCACGGCCCGCCCGGCACCGGGAAGACCCTGATGGCGAAAGCCGTCGCCAACGAGATCGACGCCCACTTCAAGACGATCTCCGGCCCGGAGATCATGTCGAAGTACTACGGCGAGAGCGAAGAGCAACTCCGCGAGGTGTTCGAGGAAGCCGAGGAGAACGCCCCGGCGATCGTCTTCATCGACGAGATCGACTCCATCGCAGCCAAGCGAGAGGAGGCTGGCGGTGACGTCGAACGCCGCGTCGTCGCCCAGTTGCTCTCGCTGATGGACGGGCTCGAAGAGCGCGGGCGCGTCACCGTCATCGCGGCGACCAACCGCGTCGACGCGATCGATCCTGCGCTCCGCCGTGGTGGCCGATTCGATCGTGAGATCGAGATCGGCGTCCCGGACAAGGACGGTCGGACGGAGATCCTGCAGGTTCACACCCGCGGGATGCCGCTCTCTGACAGCGTCGACCTCGACCAGTACGCCGAGAACACCCACGGCTTCGTCGGTGCCGACCTCGAGAGCCTGACGAAGGAGGCGGCGATGAACGCCCTCCGGCGCATCCGCCCCGAACTCGACCTCGAACAGGAGGAGATCGACGCCGAGGTACTCGAGCGTCTGAGCGTCACCGAGAAGGACTTCAAAGAGGCGCTCAAGGGCATCACGCCGTCGGCGCTCCGGGAAGTGTTCGTCGAGGTGCCGGACGTCACCTGGAACGACGTCGGCGGCCTCACGCAGACGAAAGACCGGCTCCAGGAGACCATCCAGTGGCCGCTGGACTACCCCGAGGTCTTCCAGGCGATGGACATGGAGGCTGCGAAGGGCGTCCTCATGTACGGGCCGCCAGGGACCGGAAAGACCCTGCTCGCGAAGGCCGTCGCCAACGAGGCCCAGTCGAACTTCATCTCGATCAAGGGTCCCGAGTTGCTGAACAAGTACGTCGGCGAGTCCGAGAAGGGCGTCCGCGAGGTGTTCGAGAAGGCCCGGTCGAACGCACCGACCGTGATCTTCTTCGACGAGATCGACTCCATCGCGACCGAACGCGGCAGCGGCCAGATGGATTCGGGCGTCGGCGAGCGGGTCGTCTCCCAGCTACTGACCGAACTCGACGGCCTCGAGGAACTCGAGGACGTGGTCGTCATCGCGACGACGAATCGGCCGGATCTGATCGACACGGCCCTGCTCCGTCCTGGACGGCTCGACCGCCACATCCACGTGCCCGTGCCGGACGAGGAGGCCCGCAAGAAGATCTTCGAAGTCCACACCCGCGGCAAACCGCTGGCTGAGGGAATCGACCTCGACTGGCTCGCGAGCCAGACGGAGGGCTACGTCGGCGCGGACATCGAGGCCGTCTGCCGCGAGGCGTCTATGGCCGCGACCCGGGAGTTCATCGAATCGGTCGATCCCGAAGACATCGGTGAGGCCGTCGGGAACGTCCGGGTCAGCGAGGCCCACTTCGAGCAAGCGCTCCAGGAAGTCCCGCCGAGTGTGACCCAGGATACGCGCGAGCGCTACGAGGAGATCGAATCGCAGTTCCAGTCGAGCGAACCACAGACGAAGGAAGAGCAGGTCGGCCGAACGTTCCAGTAA
- a CDS encoding DUF5796 family protein: MSTRSNVAPSTLPVELVDGGVVVRYLDGRETFYNGVPEPKEGSVRSPPGKEVHVLVTGPDGVEGVMTYVNDRNTHEDILEATGVGRVMLESTDEEELFPGVTVTTEGYSVRVEADHDVVDGRVFVFAEDEMSEHAYELVEGEGRDERDKRDKRDGRDERNERDGRDERNERDEKHGSE; this comes from the coding sequence ATGAGCACGCGAAGCAACGTCGCCCCGAGCACGCTGCCGGTCGAACTGGTCGACGGCGGCGTCGTCGTTCGCTACCTCGACGGACGGGAGACGTTCTACAACGGCGTTCCGGAACCGAAGGAGGGAAGCGTTCGGTCCCCGCCGGGAAAGGAAGTCCACGTCCTGGTCACCGGTCCCGACGGCGTCGAGGGCGTGATGACCTACGTCAACGATCGAAACACCCACGAGGACATCCTCGAGGCGACGGGTGTCGGGCGAGTCATGCTCGAGTCGACGGACGAGGAGGAGTTGTTTCCCGGGGTTACCGTGACCACCGAGGGCTACTCCGTTCGGGTTGAGGCGGATCACGACGTCGTCGACGGCCGGGTGTTCGTATTCGCCGAGGACGAGATGAGCGAGCACGCGTACGAACTGGTCGAGGGAGAGGGGCGAGACGAACGAGACAAACGAGACAAACGAGACGGGCGAGACGAGCGAAACGAACGAGACGGGCGAGACGAGCGAAACGAACGAGACGAGAAACACGGGTCCGAGTGA
- a CDS encoding PstS family phosphate ABC transporter substrate-binding protein produces MVDNQLRTVSGLATRRKFIAATGAVGTGLIAGCAENEASADGNGGNGGNGNNENAIEGTVRISGSSTVFPVSEAAGEEFSTTHDGFEYELSSDGSTGGMENFFIPGESAITGASRPILEAEIQNCQDNGFQPIEFQCAGDALTVIVNPENDWLDCADYELMQAIWLPDSAPETWADIDSDWPDEEIELFGPATTSGTYDYWTGEVLDDFRSIREDFQGTEEDDLIAEGVSGNPYAHGYLPYAYYDNNPEGIKALEIDGGDGCTAPGLEAASDGSYPLARPIFWYVNQERLQEDEAVQAFVEFAIELSGDFEVVSEEIGYVAMSDDAVQNNLDRLQTAIDGDISEEEAIPSAN; encoded by the coding sequence ATGGTCGACAACCAGCTTCGAACGGTGAGCGGTCTGGCAACGCGGCGGAAGTTCATCGCGGCGACTGGCGCGGTGGGGACGGGCCTAATCGCCGGGTGTGCAGAGAACGAAGCGAGCGCCGACGGGAACGGTGGCAACGGCGGAAATGGTAACAACGAAAACGCCATCGAGGGAACCGTTCGAATCTCCGGAAGCAGTACCGTCTTCCCCGTCTCGGAGGCCGCCGGCGAAGAGTTCTCCACTACGCACGACGGGTTCGAGTACGAACTCTCGAGCGACGGGAGCACCGGCGGGATGGAGAACTTCTTCATTCCCGGTGAGAGCGCCATTACCGGGGCGAGCCGGCCGATTCTCGAAGCGGAGATCCAGAACTGTCAGGACAACGGCTTCCAGCCGATCGAGTTCCAGTGTGCGGGCGACGCCCTGACGGTGATCGTCAACCCCGAAAACGACTGGCTCGACTGCGCCGACTACGAACTGATGCAGGCAATCTGGCTGCCCGACAGCGCCCCCGAGACGTGGGCCGACATCGACTCTGACTGGCCCGACGAGGAGATCGAGCTCTTCGGCCCCGCCACGACATCGGGGACCTACGACTACTGGACGGGCGAGGTGCTCGACGACTTCCGGAGCATCCGCGAGGACTTCCAGGGAACCGAAGAAGACGACCTCATCGCCGAGGGCGTGTCCGGAAATCCCTACGCACACGGCTACCTCCCCTACGCGTACTACGACAACAACCCCGAGGGCATCAAAGCTCTCGAGATCGACGGCGGCGACGGGTGTACGGCGCCGGGTCTCGAGGCCGCCTCCGATGGATCCTACCCGCTCGCTCGGCCGATCTTCTGGTACGTCAACCAGGAGAGGCTCCAGGAGGACGAGGCTGTGCAGGCGTTCGTGGAGTTCGCCATCGAACTCTCGGGCGACTTCGAGGTCGTCTCCGAGGAGATCGGCTACGTCGCGATGAGCGACGATGCGGTGCAGAACAATCTCGACCGCCTGCAGACTGCCATCGATGGCGACATCAGCGAGGAAGAGGCGATTCCGTCGGCCAACTAA
- a CDS encoding DUF7511 domain-containing protein → MSPVQNGPDTRTADELDDEPAPPMYTAVVVRYDDRPDRCTIAPRAASATENGFDTVTTWLTANVDVFVDLEEMR, encoded by the coding sequence ATGTCACCTGTGCAAAACGGTCCCGATACGCGAACAGCCGACGAGCTCGACGACGAACCGGCTCCGCCGATGTACACTGCCGTCGTCGTACGCTACGACGACCGTCCCGATCGCTGTACGATCGCACCGAGGGCGGCGTCTGCAACCGAGAACGGGTTCGATACGGTAACGACGTGGCTCACCGCGAACGTAGACGTGTTCGTCGACCTCGAAGAGATGCGGTGA
- a CDS encoding DUF7127 family protein, whose amino-acid sequence MKIAQLARDDERLVRRFENDDGSTIVIDFGGDTADASAEIVDGTVLVVAGDEQYELEVPVQASDAQAFMKNGVLTIDLEASQ is encoded by the coding sequence ATGAAAATAGCACAACTTGCTCGCGATGACGAACGACTGGTCCGTCGGTTCGAGAACGACGATGGATCGACGATCGTCATCGACTTCGGTGGCGACACCGCCGACGCATCCGCCGAGATCGTCGACGGGACCGTTCTCGTCGTCGCCGGCGACGAACAGTACGAACTCGAGGTGCCGGTACAGGCGAGTGACGCGCAAGCGTTTATGAAAAACGGGGTCCTCACTATCGACCTAGAGGCATCCCAATGA
- a CDS encoding alpha/beta fold hydrolase — MHTVEHHGRETAYVRADRDGSGEPICFVHGSGGSSAVWKSQHRLGSQRPIVALDLSGHGESEDVDANSGYTTLSAYADDVIAILEETGARVLVGNSLGGAITMHVLLERADEVDLDGAILTGTGARLGVLEDLRWWLENDFERAIEFLHEPDRLFHDPDQRLRTISMETMRECGQTVTRRDFLTCHEFDVRDRLHEIEIPVRAIYGEHDQLTPPWFHEYLVEEISDADGVEIPDAAHLSMLERPTAFNEALVGFLERI, encoded by the coding sequence ATGCACACGGTGGAACACCACGGACGCGAAACGGCATACGTGCGTGCTGACCGCGACGGATCAGGGGAGCCGATCTGTTTCGTTCACGGCAGCGGCGGTTCGAGCGCCGTCTGGAAGTCCCAGCACCGCCTCGGCAGCCAGCGACCCATCGTCGCGCTCGATCTGAGCGGTCATGGAGAGTCTGAGGACGTCGACGCAAATTCGGGTTACACGACACTCTCGGCGTACGCCGACGACGTCATCGCGATCCTCGAGGAGACGGGCGCACGCGTGCTCGTTGGCAACTCTCTGGGCGGGGCCATCACCATGCACGTCCTCCTGGAGCGAGCGGACGAGGTCGATCTCGACGGAGCGATTTTGACCGGGACGGGGGCTCGACTTGGGGTGCTCGAGGACCTCCGGTGGTGGCTCGAGAACGACTTCGAGCGGGCGATCGAGTTCCTGCACGAACCGGATCGGCTCTTTCACGACCCGGATCAGCGCCTGCGGACGATCTCGATGGAGACCATGCGCGAGTGCGGGCAGACGGTCACGCGTCGGGACTTCCTCACGTGCCACGAGTTCGACGTCAGGGATCGACTTCACGAGATCGAGATCCCCGTCCGGGCGATCTACGGCGAACACGACCAGCTGACGCCGCCGTGGTTCCACGAGTACCTCGTCGAGGAGATTTCGGACGCCGACGGGGTCGAGATCCCCGACGCTGCCCACCTCTCGATGCTCGAGCGACCGACCGCGTTCAACGAGGCGCTGGTCGGATTCCTCGAGAGAATATAG
- a CDS encoding phosphate signaling complex PhoU family protein translates to METRKVQVTGGSTYTVSLPKSWATANDVSAGSVVECYPEDDALLLTPQRESDRQKGTLDISNLEGERLTRAVMTMYVSGFDIIALEASRITTDQRRAIRSATQGLVGVEVLEETTNSVVIQDLLDSSELSIVNAVNRMRLIAASMLEDAVTALIENDDDIARDVIERDDDVDRLWLVVSRIFRATLRSPRASEELGVSREDCFDYHSSARQLERVADHAVKISKLAMKLEDVSEEVADALVELYDETFDVFEKSLDALFADDTDEATELGHDALEAVLEIDEHTRSIDHLLRDLDSVQAQSLGLIVDSLSRSADYGGNIAETALQKAAPRP, encoded by the coding sequence ATGGAAACGCGAAAAGTCCAGGTGACCGGTGGGTCGACGTACACCGTCTCGCTCCCGAAGTCCTGGGCAACCGCGAACGACGTCAGCGCCGGATCGGTCGTCGAGTGCTACCCAGAGGACGACGCCCTCCTGTTGACGCCCCAGCGCGAGAGCGACCGCCAGAAGGGAACCCTCGACATCTCGAACCTCGAGGGCGAGCGCCTCACGCGGGCGGTCATGACGATGTACGTCAGCGGCTTCGACATCATCGCGCTCGAGGCAAGCCGCATCACGACCGACCAGCGCCGGGCAATCAGGAGCGCGACTCAGGGCCTGGTCGGCGTCGAAGTCCTCGAGGAGACGACCAACAGCGTCGTCATCCAGGACCTGCTCGACTCCTCGGAGCTGTCCATCGTCAACGCCGTCAATCGGATGCGCCTGATCGCCGCGTCCATGCTCGAGGACGCCGTCACGGCGCTCATCGAGAACGACGACGACATCGCTCGCGACGTGATCGAGCGCGACGACGACGTCGATCGGCTCTGGCTCGTCGTCTCCCGCATCTTTCGTGCGACGCTCCGCTCGCCCCGGGCCTCCGAAGAACTCGGCGTCTCCCGTGAGGACTGCTTCGATTATCACTCCAGCGCCCGCCAGCTCGAGCGGGTCGCCGATCACGCGGTCAAGATCAGCAAACTCGCGATGAAGCTCGAGGACGTATCCGAGGAGGTCGCCGACGCGCTGGTCGAGCTGTACGACGAGACGTTCGACGTCTTCGAGAAGTCCCTCGACGCGCTCTTCGCCGACGACACCGACGAGGCGACGGAGCTGGGCCACGACGCGCTCGAGGCCGTCCTCGAGATCGACGAACACACGCGATCGATCGACCACCTGCTTCGGGACCTCGACTCGGTCCAGGCACAGTCGCTCGGACTGATCGTCGACTCCCTCTCCCGAAGCGCCGACTACGGCGGAAACATCGCGGAGACGGCACTCCAGAAGGCGGCGCCCCGTCCCTGA
- a CDS encoding 30S ribosomal protein S8e, which produces MKDQGRSTRKRTGGRLKPFNNRRKHQLGRHPTETQVGEPRFRTIDARGNSEKTRALATDVVSVSTGEETVTAEITDVVENDANPNYVRRNIITKGAVIDTSEGQARVTSRPGQVGQVNAVLLE; this is translated from the coding sequence ATGAAAGATCAGGGACGCTCTACGCGCAAGCGCACCGGCGGACGACTGAAGCCCTTCAACAACCGACGCAAACACCAGCTCGGTCGCCACCCGACCGAGACCCAGGTCGGCGAGCCTCGCTTCCGCACCATCGACGCCCGTGGCAACAGCGAGAAGACTCGTGCGCTCGCGACGGACGTCGTCAGCGTCAGCACCGGGGAGGAGACGGTGACCGCCGAGATCACGGACGTCGTCGAGAACGACGCCAACCCCAACTACGTGCGCCGAAATATCATCACGAAGGGCGCCGTCATCGACACGAGCGAAGGCCAGGCCCGCGTCACCTCGCGTCCTGGACAGGTCGGTCAGGTCAACGCCGTCCTTCTCGAGTAA
- a CDS encoding shikimate kinase, which produces MEGRATAPAAGTILNALATGTGAAFAIDLETTATVELDGSEDVSGTVGSAPDADTTLIERCIERTLEHYREAADLEASIRGGTVATESEVPLASGLKSSSAAANATVLATLDALGLADDVDRLEACLIGVEAARDAGVTVTGALDDASASMLGGVTITDNTEDRLLEHDRAGLGDHAAIYTPPEQSFSADADVDACKRIDSMATLVAELALDGRYAEAMTVNGFAFCGALECSTQPVLEALPDAAGVSLSGTGPSYVAVGERNALERVCERWRDRPGTARLVRTRTDGATTL; this is translated from the coding sequence ATGGAAGGCCGGGCGACCGCACCCGCTGCTGGGACGATACTCAACGCCCTGGCGACCGGCACGGGCGCTGCGTTCGCGATCGACCTCGAGACGACCGCGACGGTCGAACTCGACGGTTCGGAAGACGTCTCCGGGACGGTCGGGAGCGCTCCCGACGCCGACACCACGTTGATCGAACGCTGCATCGAGCGCACGCTCGAGCACTACCGCGAAGCAGCCGACCTCGAGGCGTCGATTCGCGGCGGAACGGTCGCGACCGAGAGCGAGGTACCCCTTGCCTCGGGGCTGAAGAGTTCGAGCGCCGCCGCCAACGCGACGGTGCTCGCGACGCTCGACGCACTCGGACTCGCCGACGACGTGGACCGACTCGAGGCCTGCCTGATCGGCGTCGAGGCCGCCAGGGACGCGGGCGTCACCGTCACCGGTGCGCTCGACGACGCGAGCGCGAGCATGCTCGGGGGCGTCACGATCACCGACAACACGGAGGACCGGTTGCTCGAACACGACCGAGCGGGACTCGGGGACCACGCCGCCATATACACCCCGCCGGAACAGTCGTTCAGCGCCGACGCCGACGTCGACGCCTGCAAACGGATCGACTCGATGGCTACCCTCGTTGCCGAACTCGCCCTCGACGGACGCTACGCCGAAGCGATGACCGTCAACGGCTTTGCGTTCTGTGGCGCTCTCGAGTGTTCGACCCAACCGGTGCTCGAGGCGCTTCCGGACGCTGCAGGCGTCTCACTCTCCGGGACGGGACCGAGTTACGTAGCCGTTGGTGAGCGGAACGCACTCGAGAGAGTGTGTGAGCGGTGGCGAGACAGACCTGGGACAGCGCGGCTGGTTCGAACGCGAACCGACGGAGCCACAACGTTATGA
- a CDS encoding DUF7128 family protein, with the protein MVVTTQRDDATWYECEECGLLFDLEGDAEEHERHCDAEGPSYIQ; encoded by the coding sequence ATGGTGGTCACTACCCAGCGTGACGACGCCACCTGGTACGAGTGTGAGGAGTGCGGCCTGTTGTTCGACCTCGAAGGCGACGCCGAAGAACACGAACGCCACTGTGACGCCGAAGGCCCGTCGTACATCCAGTGA
- a CDS encoding chorismate mutase yields the protein MTNDSETTTDEPNDEGRAPEEMDLQELREEIQDIDQDLVELIARRTYVADTIAKVKAAEGLPTTDETQEARVMERAGENANRFDVDDNLVKAIFRLLIELNKVEQRESR from the coding sequence ATGACGAACGATTCAGAGACCACGACTGACGAACCGAACGACGAAGGACGGGCACCCGAGGAGATGGACCTCCAGGAGCTACGCGAGGAGATCCAGGACATCGACCAGGATCTCGTCGAGTTGATCGCTCGACGGACGTACGTCGCGGACACGATCGCGAAGGTGAAAGCCGCCGAGGGGTTACCGACGACGGACGAAACGCAGGAGGCTCGAGTGATGGAGCGAGCGGGTGAGAACGCAAATCGGTTCGACGTCGACGACAACCTGGTCAAGGCGATCTTCAGGTTACTGATCGAGTTGAACAAAGTAGAACAGCGCGAGTCTCGGTAA
- a CDS encoding DUF7508 domain-containing protein: MPLRKQWRDFKRAAVAQAPDRPGIYELGDADGKVRTVGSGVLQDELKTALAYESADQVRWEATHTLEEAENRAAEHRARAGFEE; this comes from the coding sequence ATGCCACTTCGAAAACAGTGGCGGGATTTCAAGCGTGCAGCCGTCGCGCAGGCGCCGGACCGCCCAGGGATCTACGAACTCGGCGACGCGGACGGCAAGGTTCGAACGGTCGGCTCGGGCGTCCTCCAGGACGAACTCAAGACGGCGCTCGCCTACGAGAGCGCCGACCAGGTGCGCTGGGAGGCGACGCACACGCTCGAGGAAGCCGAGAACCGAGCCGCCGAGCACCGCGCTCGAGCGGGGTTCGAGGAGTAA
- a CDS encoding LysE family translocator, producing the protein MLEPGVVLAFIPVAIALIVSPGPDSIYTLTRSISDGRTVGVTAAFGSSTGSVVHTTAAMLGLSAILQTSALAFTVVKFVGAAYLVYLGVQTLRNSEEFEISPESTTYTPSESFRSALLINVLNPKVAVFFLAFLPQFVRPGSSTALQIFTLGVLFASLGFLYQAMLAVFSARARRVITERELVKDALRVASGSVLIGFGVKLALERRTSA; encoded by the coding sequence ATGTTAGAACCAGGTGTCGTCCTTGCGTTCATTCCCGTCGCAATCGCCCTCATCGTCTCACCTGGGCCGGACAGTATCTACACGCTAACTCGGAGTATCAGCGACGGACGTACCGTCGGTGTCACTGCCGCATTTGGATCTTCGACGGGGAGTGTCGTACACACGACAGCGGCCATGCTTGGACTCTCGGCAATTCTCCAAACGTCCGCGCTGGCATTCACCGTCGTCAAATTCGTCGGTGCGGCGTATCTCGTGTATCTCGGCGTGCAGACGTTGAGAAATTCGGAGGAATTCGAGATCTCGCCGGAGAGCACTACCTACACGCCGAGTGAGTCGTTTCGAAGTGCCCTGCTAATTAACGTCCTGAATCCGAAGGTGGCGGTGTTCTTCCTCGCTTTCCTGCCGCAGTTCGTCCGGCCAGGAAGTTCTACCGCCCTCCAGATTTTCACGCTCGGCGTGTTGTTTGCGAGTCTCGGATTCCTTTATCAGGCAATGCTCGCGGTATTCTCCGCCCGAGCAAGGCGAGTGATTACTGAACGCGAACTCGTGAAAGATGCCCTTCGTGTGGCCAGCGGAAGCGTCCTCATCGGATTCGGGGTTAAACTGGCGCTCGAACGAAGAACTTCGGCTTAG
- a CDS encoding type II toxin-antitoxin system PemK/MazF family toxin — protein sequence MSDDTEVRRGDVVVVRLDPAEGHEMKKTRPAVIVQNDIGNRNSSTTIVAPATGTYRGYPFEVLVEEDGSPFEKNSSVRLDQIRVVSIEKRLHSVVGSLSETTMAEVDEALKLSLGLD from the coding sequence ATGAGCGATGATACCGAGGTTCGGCGTGGCGATGTCGTAGTCGTTCGTCTCGACCCTGCCGAAGGCCATGAGATGAAAAAGACTCGACCTGCGGTGATTGTGCAAAATGATATTGGAAATCGCAACTCCAGTACGACCATCGTTGCTCCGGCGACAGGTACGTATCGAGGCTACCCGTTCGAGGTGCTGGTCGAAGAGGATGGGTCACCGTTCGAGAAGAACTCCTCAGTTCGCCTCGACCAGATTCGCGTCGTCTCTATTGAAAAGCGGCTTCACTCGGTTGTCGGGAGTCTGAGCGAGACGACCATGGCCGAGGTGGACGAAGCACTGAAACTGAGTCTCGGGCTGGATTGA